In a single window of the Rhodopirellula bahusiensis genome:
- a CDS encoding ComF family protein, whose translation MKSSDFLIESVQNTSELLAPLIFPPVCVLCGELTGDALEGEGSHEQSSNSRRRFASFCRVCETALVQSAPAMRSACERCAWPAAGHVRPSHVEDDPEGSGDADVPDALPCPECVRRQTAFSFKSVTAIYRYHEVVRHAIIAAKYPRNTAIARELAVRLADRYRAGEARLSLCVPDDTTDAEGESDQSPMVTHVPSPFWRQFRRGGVGTGSLASRFAREMNFWFGSLLETTRSVQKQALLDDEARRENVRGAFRVRRRWRKRVSGRNVLLVDDVMTTGATADEISRVLLDAGAARVDLLVVARAIRDAQK comes from the coding sequence GTGAAAAGCTCTGACTTTTTGATCGAAAGTGTGCAAAACACCAGCGAATTGCTGGCTCCGCTGATATTTCCGCCAGTTTGCGTTCTTTGCGGTGAGCTGACGGGGGATGCCCTTGAAGGCGAGGGCTCGCACGAACAATCGTCGAATTCCCGGCGTCGGTTCGCTTCGTTTTGCCGAGTTTGCGAAACGGCGTTGGTCCAGTCGGCTCCGGCGATGCGGTCCGCCTGCGAGCGTTGTGCCTGGCCCGCGGCTGGTCACGTCCGACCCTCTCATGTCGAGGACGACCCGGAAGGGAGCGGCGATGCTGACGTGCCGGACGCGTTGCCGTGCCCAGAATGCGTTCGACGCCAAACCGCGTTTTCATTCAAATCGGTGACCGCGATTTATCGCTACCACGAAGTCGTCCGGCACGCGATCATCGCTGCCAAATACCCACGCAACACCGCGATTGCCAGGGAATTGGCCGTTCGGCTGGCAGATCGTTATCGCGCAGGGGAAGCAAGGCTCTCGCTGTGCGTGCCGGATGATACGACTGATGCGGAGGGCGAATCAGATCAGTCGCCGATGGTAACCCATGTGCCCAGCCCGTTTTGGCGACAGTTTCGGCGGGGAGGAGTCGGGACTGGATCGCTCGCCAGCCGATTCGCTCGCGAGATGAATTTCTGGTTTGGATCGTTGTTGGAAACGACGCGTTCGGTACAAAAGCAGGCGTTGTTGGACGATGAGGCTCGCCGCGAAAATGTGCGGGGAGCCTTCCGAGTTCGTCGACGATGGAGAAAACGGGTGTCAGGCCGAAACGTTCTTTTGGTCGATGATGTGATGACAACCGGAGCGACCGCCGATGAAATCTCTCGGGTGTTGCTGGACGCTGGTGCCGCTCGAGTGGATTTACTGGTTGTCGCTCGGGCAATTCGTGACGCACAAAAATGA
- a CDS encoding Gfo/Idh/MocA family protein, with amino-acid sequence MNPARPAVSSASVQPSSPAKPALRSSVDRRQWMQWTGATLGLAATSQVSSPVAKAAKDIDPNRPLNLAVIGIANRGASNVAGVQSQNLVALCDVDANYLKAGGERFPKAKLYRDYREMLREETELDGVVISTPDHHHAPATIRAIEQGLNVYCEKPLTHTVAEARAIRMAAKEAGVVTQMGTQIHAGSNYRRVVEMIQDGVIGNVTRVHVWVGKGWGATELPKPQGEAPDNVDWDLWLGPAPKIDYTPGLHPASWRRYRAYGAGTLGDMGCHYVDLPFWALGLHLPSSIVADGPPPSDDYCPTGLKVRYHFDATDKHDELDLTWYDGDRSPKELEGVSVPGSGVLFVGDKGMMIATYGSYTLLPKDKFADFKPAAPRIADSVGHHMEWMQAIRGQGTPLCQFDYSGPLTETVLLGTVAHQCGRELKFDASGMVCTGDEQATSLLSKNYREGWSVDAAATASV; translated from the coding sequence ATGAATCCTGCCCGCCCTGCCGTCTCCTCCGCATCCGTCCAGCCGTCCAGTCCTGCCAAGCCCGCGTTGAGATCGTCTGTCGATCGCCGCCAGTGGATGCAGTGGACTGGTGCCACGTTGGGGTTGGCTGCCACTTCACAAGTGAGTTCGCCAGTTGCGAAAGCCGCCAAGGACATCGACCCCAACCGGCCGTTGAACTTGGCCGTCATCGGGATCGCCAATCGTGGTGCCTCCAACGTTGCCGGGGTGCAGTCTCAGAACCTGGTTGCCCTTTGCGATGTCGATGCAAACTACTTGAAGGCGGGCGGCGAACGATTCCCGAAAGCAAAACTGTATCGCGACTATCGCGAAATGCTTCGAGAAGAAACGGAGTTGGACGGCGTGGTGATCAGCACGCCGGATCATCATCACGCACCAGCAACCATACGAGCGATCGAGCAAGGGCTGAATGTCTATTGCGAAAAGCCTTTGACTCACACCGTTGCTGAAGCGCGGGCGATTCGAATGGCGGCGAAGGAAGCCGGCGTGGTGACTCAAATGGGAACGCAAATTCACGCCGGTTCGAACTACCGCCGTGTGGTGGAGATGATCCAGGACGGAGTGATCGGCAACGTCACTCGAGTTCACGTATGGGTTGGGAAAGGCTGGGGAGCGACCGAACTGCCGAAGCCTCAAGGGGAAGCACCGGACAATGTCGACTGGGATTTGTGGCTCGGGCCAGCGCCGAAGATTGATTACACACCAGGTTTGCACCCCGCGTCGTGGCGTCGTTACCGTGCCTACGGTGCTGGCACACTCGGCGACATGGGATGTCACTACGTTGACTTGCCTTTCTGGGCATTGGGTCTGCACTTGCCATCCAGCATCGTTGCCGATGGCCCGCCACCTTCGGATGACTATTGCCCGACCGGGCTGAAGGTTCGCTACCACTTCGATGCGACGGACAAACACGACGAGTTGGATTTGACCTGGTACGACGGCGATCGCTCACCGAAAGAACTCGAAGGTGTTTCCGTGCCCGGCAGCGGTGTGTTGTTTGTTGGTGACAAGGGAATGATGATCGCGACGTATGGCAGTTACACATTGCTTCCCAAAGACAAGTTCGCGGACTTCAAACCCGCGGCGCCACGGATCGCAGACTCGGTTGGTCACCACATGGAATGGATGCAGGCGATCCGCGGCCAAGGCACACCGTTGTGCCAGTTCGACTACTCCGGTCCATTGACCGAAACAGTGTTGCTGGGCACGGTCGCTCACCAATGTGGTCGCGAATTGAAGTTTGATGCGTCGGGCATGGTTTGCACCGGTGACGAACAAGCTACCTCGTTGTTGAGCAAAAACTATCGCGAGGGATGGTCGGTGGATGCGGCAGCCACCGCGAGCGTATAG
- a CDS encoding ZIP family metal transporter, translating to MFVPESLLAVYCVLIITASVSGGWLPSLVRMTHLRTQLLMSFVAGLMLGIATLHLLPHSMHKISSASRTGGGVLVGVITMFILLRAFHTQVHGHGESHEHNHQHSHANSKHLSSKPLGWLGMLFGLGLHTLMDGVALAASIAAESQHSPWLGLAGLGTFLAVALHKPLDAFAITSVMSKGGWTSAQRTMVNLTFSMACPIGAIAFYFGATQFANTDMLLGWGLALSAGFFICISLSDLLPEVAFHDHDRLKLTTALLLGVALAVAIESLPGHSHSMAPLREATPIVDSIDLSDVTP from the coding sequence TTGTTTGTCCCCGAATCTTTGCTCGCGGTGTACTGTGTGCTGATCATCACGGCCTCGGTCAGTGGTGGGTGGTTGCCGTCGTTGGTGCGGATGACCCACCTTCGGACTCAGCTCCTGATGAGCTTTGTCGCTGGTTTGATGCTGGGGATCGCAACGCTGCACTTGCTGCCGCATTCGATGCACAAAATCAGCTCCGCATCTCGTACCGGCGGTGGCGTTTTGGTTGGCGTCATCACGATGTTCATCTTGCTCCGAGCGTTTCACACACAGGTGCACGGCCACGGGGAGTCTCATGAACATAACCACCAGCATTCTCATGCGAATTCGAAGCACCTGAGCAGCAAACCGCTCGGTTGGCTCGGCATGCTGTTTGGCTTGGGACTTCACACGCTGATGGATGGAGTCGCTCTGGCCGCCAGTATCGCTGCCGAATCTCAGCACTCACCTTGGCTCGGACTAGCGGGACTGGGCACGTTCCTCGCAGTCGCCCTTCACAAACCTTTGGATGCGTTTGCGATCACATCAGTCATGAGCAAAGGTGGATGGACATCCGCCCAGCGTACAATGGTGAACCTGACCTTTTCGATGGCCTGCCCGATTGGTGCGATCGCGTTTTACTTTGGTGCCACTCAGTTCGCCAACACCGATATGCTGCTCGGCTGGGGACTGGCTCTTTCAGCTGGATTCTTCATCTGCATCTCGCTGTCGGACCTGCTTCCCGAAGTCGCTTTTCATGACCACGACCGATTGAAACTCACCACCGCGCTGTTGCTTGGAGTCGCCTTGGCCGTTGCGATCGAAAGCCTGCCCGGGCACAGCCATTCCATGGCTCCGCTTCGGGAAGCAACACCGATCGTTGACAGCATCGACCTATCCGACGTGACCCCTTAA
- a CDS encoding alpha/beta hydrolase, producing the protein MRRVVCLVACLSLFAGPSLFAEPPSVPTKSKPASVTDSKQTPKKAKKKPAPFAWVNPIPNKRLHPSLQHGTFQSPSLKQDVGYAILLPPGYSEGESSKRYPVVYYLHGSRPGSEAKSLALVPLLHSAMESKQVPGMIYVFVNGGPVSHYNIPGEPTKQGADVFIDELIPHIDSTYQTIADREHRGIEGFSQGGRGTMRLSLRYPDLFCSAAAGGGGYETERKISESGGRESEKLVFAEGDNTWDLARAFSKTKTPQVDWMIYVGTKGFNYQNNLAYMKFLTSLGIPFERIVVPEVPHSGLKIYEQRCVEIMRFHAANFR; encoded by the coding sequence ATGCGTCGCGTCGTTTGTTTGGTTGCCTGTCTGTCGTTGTTCGCTGGACCATCTTTGTTCGCGGAACCGCCGTCGGTTCCTACTAAATCCAAGCCGGCGTCTGTTACGGACTCTAAGCAAACACCCAAAAAGGCGAAGAAGAAGCCTGCGCCGTTCGCTTGGGTGAACCCGATTCCGAATAAACGACTACACCCCTCGCTCCAGCATGGCACGTTTCAAAGCCCATCGCTGAAACAAGACGTGGGGTACGCGATCCTGTTGCCGCCGGGTTACTCCGAAGGTGAATCGTCGAAGCGATATCCCGTCGTCTACTACCTTCACGGTAGTCGCCCGGGCAGCGAGGCGAAGTCACTCGCACTGGTTCCGTTGCTTCACTCTGCGATGGAATCGAAGCAAGTTCCGGGGATGATCTATGTGTTCGTCAATGGCGGCCCGGTCAGTCACTACAACATTCCCGGCGAGCCAACCAAGCAAGGAGCGGATGTGTTCATCGATGAGCTCATCCCGCACATCGATTCCACCTACCAAACGATCGCAGACCGTGAGCACCGTGGAATCGAAGGGTTTTCGCAGGGCGGACGTGGGACGATGCGGTTGTCGCTGCGTTACCCCGATTTGTTCTGCAGCGCAGCGGCGGGCGGTGGCGGTTATGAAACCGAACGCAAGATCAGCGAGTCAGGAGGCCGCGAATCCGAGAAGCTCGTTTTCGCAGAAGGCGACAACACTTGGGATTTGGCACGAGCCTTTTCCAAGACGAAGACTCCCCAGGTTGATTGGATGATTTACGTTGGCACCAAAGGTTTCAACTACCAGAACAACCTGGCGTACATGAAGTTTCTGACATCGCTTGGCATTCCTTTTGAACGCATCGTTGTCCCAGAGGTTCCCCACTCGGGATTGAAAATCTACGAGCAACGATGCGTGGAGATCATGCGATTCCACGCCGCGAATTTTCGCTGA
- a CDS encoding 6-pyruvoyl trahydropterin synthase family protein, whose product MSATFRVEVSKEQFIFSAAHFITFAGDICERIHGHNYGVRVSVEGPLDENRYVVDFIALRDAVLKQTQALDHHVILPRDHQEILITQDETETTARFRERRWVFPNEDCIIMPVINTTAEEIARVIAENVREQTREQFGSALSSIEVAVDENAGQWGVCKLPWNE is encoded by the coding sequence ATGTCAGCCACGTTTCGCGTCGAAGTCTCGAAAGAGCAATTCATTTTCTCCGCCGCACACTTCATCACTTTCGCCGGCGACATTTGCGAACGCATTCATGGCCACAATTATGGTGTCCGTGTCAGCGTGGAAGGGCCTTTGGATGAGAACCGCTACGTCGTCGACTTCATCGCGCTGCGAGACGCGGTCCTCAAACAAACGCAAGCCCTGGATCACCACGTGATCCTGCCGCGAGACCACCAAGAAATCTTGATCACGCAAGACGAGACAGAAACCACGGCACGCTTTCGCGAACGACGATGGGTCTTTCCCAATGAAGACTGCATCATCATGCCGGTCATCAACACCACGGCGGAAGAGATCGCTCGCGTGATTGCAGAAAACGTTCGCGAACAAACACGAGAACAGTTCGGCAGTGCCTTGTCATCGATCGAAGTTGCCGTCGATGAAAACGCTGGCCAATGGGGCGTTTGCAAGTTGCCTTGGAACGAGTGA
- a CDS encoding ABC transporter permease, whose protein sequence is MTNIPLAALVPSGLPTPDPSFADDWATAIATTIELMLVSAGIAILIGVPTAFCVSLLRPNHWLVRTWTFFAFVTLAMPLILLAAAWEATAGKFGWLVTTMTGGNLGWVGWIHGMHGVALVSLATVWATRRISPVAIQQGVLDFSPSQSWWRVKLPIAMPWIVASAVGVMVLASTEMSVADLHSVRTVADQFYLFYSVDPNTTSVLVSTLVPMVVGGIPTLLWFWLQRRRWQVASDWNPEPIDVPPQTKDVASRGTRVAASFAVAFYTLLLVLPLAGLIVQTGHSVEVVDGVRQATFRWQASLRAIAEAPKLFGEEIVWTIQLALFSILLSLPLAMGLARLARSSRVAGLVIDIAGTMLFLIPGPVIGMTIAAFFRLHIPGLDWLATHTLVPTLFAVGVRSVLVAYAILRNAYDGIDNATWQAGQMDGSVTWRWWHLELPLLRRGLGVAALAVAIVSAGDVPAAMPVLPPGVTTTGTRLFGLLHSGARYQEASLAMVHTGMVVVLCGLILVLRLHLRRSSKSLD, encoded by the coding sequence ATGACCAATATTCCGCTTGCAGCGTTGGTTCCGTCCGGATTGCCGACGCCCGATCCGTCATTTGCAGACGATTGGGCGACCGCGATCGCGACAACAATCGAGCTGATGCTGGTGTCGGCTGGAATCGCGATTTTGATCGGGGTGCCAACCGCATTCTGCGTCAGCCTGCTGCGTCCGAACCACTGGCTGGTCCGAACCTGGACCTTTTTCGCGTTCGTGACCTTGGCGATGCCGCTGATCTTGCTCGCCGCAGCCTGGGAAGCTACGGCCGGAAAATTTGGTTGGTTGGTCACCACCATGACGGGAGGCAACCTGGGTTGGGTCGGTTGGATCCATGGCATGCACGGCGTCGCGTTGGTGTCGCTGGCAACCGTCTGGGCGACCCGTCGAATTTCTCCCGTCGCAATTCAACAGGGCGTGCTGGATTTCTCTCCCAGCCAAAGTTGGTGGCGTGTCAAATTGCCAATCGCGATGCCTTGGATCGTCGCGTCGGCCGTCGGAGTGATGGTGCTTGCCTCCACCGAAATGAGCGTCGCGGATCTGCACAGTGTTCGCACCGTCGCCGATCAGTTCTACCTGTTCTACTCGGTGGATCCGAACACCACGTCCGTGTTGGTGTCGACGTTGGTTCCGATGGTTGTCGGTGGAATCCCAACCTTGCTGTGGTTTTGGTTGCAACGTCGCCGATGGCAAGTGGCATCGGACTGGAATCCTGAACCCATCGACGTGCCGCCCCAAACAAAGGATGTCGCATCGCGTGGCACTCGCGTGGCTGCCTCCTTCGCCGTCGCATTTTACACGCTGCTTCTGGTGCTGCCGCTCGCTGGATTGATTGTCCAAACGGGCCACTCGGTGGAAGTGGTCGACGGTGTACGACAAGCAACCTTTCGCTGGCAAGCGTCGCTCCGCGCGATCGCGGAGGCCCCCAAACTGTTCGGCGAAGAGATTGTCTGGACGATTCAGCTTGCACTGTTTTCGATCCTCCTGTCGCTACCGCTCGCGATGGGACTGGCTCGTTTGGCACGATCATCGAGGGTGGCGGGACTCGTCATCGATATCGCGGGCACCATGCTGTTTCTCATCCCAGGCCCCGTGATTGGGATGACCATCGCGGCCTTCTTCCGTTTGCACATTCCGGGGCTGGATTGGCTGGCAACTCACACCTTGGTGCCAACCTTGTTCGCCGTTGGTGTGCGTAGCGTCTTGGTCGCCTACGCGATTTTGAGAAACGCCTACGACGGCATCGACAATGCCACTTGGCAAGCCGGGCAAATGGACGGATCAGTCACCTGGCGGTGGTGGCACCTGGAGCTTCCCTTGCTGCGACGTGGATTGGGCGTCGCAGCATTGGCGGTGGCAATTGTTTCCGCGGGAGACGTCCCAGCGGCGATGCCTGTTTTGCCCCCCGGAGTGACCACGACCGGCACCCGACTGTTCGGATTGCTGCACAGCGGAGCCCGATATCAAGAGGCATCTTTGGCAATGGTTCACACGGGAATGGTGGTCGTGCTGTGCGGGCTAATCTTGGTCCTGCGACTCCACTTGCGTCGATCAAGCAAAAGCTTAGATTGA
- a CDS encoding addiction module protein — MLSALTPNEKIAAMDILWRDLSATPTQIVSPDWHGDVLATRSQKPSSEPPLGLDAAFDDVRDRLDARRTQG; from the coding sequence ATGCTGTCAGCCTTGACGCCCAACGAAAAAATCGCCGCAATGGACATCCTGTGGCGGGATCTGTCTGCTACACCGACGCAAATAGTATCGCCCGATTGGCACGGAGACGTTCTGGCAACTCGGAGTCAGAAACCGTCTTCGGAACCACCATTGGGACTGGATGCCGCATTTGACGACGTCAGGGATCGGCTAGATGCGCGTCGAACTCAGGGCTGA
- a CDS encoding nucleoside deaminase, whose protein sequence is MDPFLQAALDEARLGLQEHGIPIGSVLVIDNEIVSRGHNRRIQSGSAILHAEMDCLERAGRLTANDYSRSTLYSTLSPCDMCSGAALLYKIPRIIVGENQTFQGPESYVRSRGVDLQIVNDPVCIELMRTFIEENPTLWNEDIGLPTQN, encoded by the coding sequence ATGGATCCGTTCTTGCAAGCCGCTCTCGATGAAGCACGACTTGGACTCCAAGAACATGGAATCCCGATCGGCTCCGTGCTGGTGATTGACAACGAAATCGTCTCGCGTGGTCACAACCGCCGCATCCAAAGCGGCAGTGCCATCTTGCATGCCGAGATGGATTGCCTGGAACGAGCCGGTCGCCTGACCGCAAATGACTATTCGCGTTCGACGCTGTATTCCACCTTGTCGCCGTGTGACATGTGCAGCGGTGCTGCCCTGCTCTACAAAATCCCGCGAATCATCGTGGGTGAGAACCAAACGTTCCAAGGACCGGAATCCTACGTTCGCAGCCGTGGCGTTGACTTGCAGATCGTCAATGATCCGGTTTGCATTGAGCTGATGCGGACCTTCATCGAAGAGAACCCGACGCTCTGGAACGAAGACATCGGTTTGCCGACTCAGAATTGA
- a CDS encoding RNA polymerase sigma factor has protein sequence MDTMKITPDFTTTVSSSDGNAIVRNSPSASASGQTVAQLVIAAQGGDQLAFGDLFERYRPVIVALAISRVRNVHEAEELTQDVFIQAMQKLDQLRVPEAFGGWLRQIVHRMAINRFSRQRTATACDPETLEATCVDDTTPENVAQDREQAAAVRSGIARLGTLDRQTLNAFYLNGQSLIEMSDAFDAPVGTIKRRLHTARRRLAETLQDEMAFGDSADDSADESPAVLPMPSARDRSDDSIGDSTLIAQAV, from the coding sequence ATGGACACCATGAAGATCACCCCTGATTTCACGACCACCGTTTCGTCGTCTGACGGCAACGCCATCGTTCGCAACTCACCTTCCGCATCTGCTTCCGGTCAAACGGTGGCGCAGTTGGTTATCGCTGCTCAAGGCGGAGACCAACTTGCATTTGGCGATTTGTTCGAACGGTACCGACCCGTCATCGTCGCTTTGGCAATCAGCCGAGTTCGCAACGTGCACGAAGCCGAAGAATTGACCCAGGACGTTTTCATCCAAGCGATGCAAAAGCTGGATCAACTTCGCGTGCCCGAAGCATTCGGTGGATGGTTGCGTCAAATCGTTCACCGCATGGCGATCAATCGATTCAGCCGACAACGAACCGCCACCGCTTGCGATCCAGAAACCCTGGAAGCAACTTGCGTCGATGACACCACGCCTGAAAACGTGGCTCAAGATCGCGAGCAAGCCGCTGCGGTTCGAAGCGGGATCGCTCGCCTGGGAACGTTGGACCGTCAAACGCTCAACGCGTTCTATCTCAATGGACAATCGTTGATTGAGATGAGCGATGCGTTCGACGCTCCCGTGGGAACGATCAAGCGTCGTCTGCACACCGCGCGACGTCGACTGGCAGAAACGCTGCAAGACGAAATGGCTTTTGGGGATTCGGCGGACGATAGTGCCGACGAATCCCCGGCCGTCTTGCCGATGCCATCGGCTCGCGACCGGTCGGACGATTCCATCGGAGACTCAACACTGATCGCGCAAGCGGTTTGA
- a CDS encoding ABC1 kinase family protein has product MKLTSIPQLYRNLRRGREILRVLRRYGLADWISRTRRLPLQNWIKDRSGVPLTQYTRSQRIRMAITELGPTFIKVGQVLAARPDLVGNEIAEELKQLRNEVSPDSMEVVEATLAEELGPNFRKHFRHIEPVPLATASIGQVHHAELMDGQRVVLKVQRRGIEKMMREDLDVLEGLAQWADHVESLAIWGPSDMVRQLMPMILRELDFNRERSNLKQFAQILESDQAEIAIPSVFDQLCTRRVLVMEEMVGEPLAKIFERDDSETTGESTEMTRADLPPELGRTLARTYLRMVFEDGFFHADPHPGNLFCLRDGRLAILDFGMTGRIDEAMRESIEEMLAAINSGDCRRLTRLIRRVGNPRVDLDQSALEIDVADFVDTYGRQTLDRFDLAGALNQLSEILHRHGIGLPNQSALLLKMLISLEGTLREIGVGFDSLDIVRSYLRRVMIRRLTPARRLRQARRIYLESEAFMENAPEQLLSLMNQARLGQLQVRLEPKRFAPVVNRLVVGLMTSAVFLGSALMLSYEVSPVLFPDQPTLGIQRVSILGLVGLVASFSVMVALCLAILRSE; this is encoded by the coding sequence ATGAAGCTGACATCGATCCCCCAGTTGTACCGCAATCTGCGCCGAGGACGCGAGATCCTGAGGGTGCTGCGCCGGTACGGGTTGGCAGATTGGATCAGCCGTACCCGCCGATTGCCGCTGCAGAACTGGATCAAAGATCGCTCGGGCGTTCCGCTGACCCAGTACACGCGGTCGCAACGCATCCGGATGGCAATCACCGAGTTGGGGCCGACATTCATCAAAGTGGGCCAGGTCCTCGCGGCTCGCCCTGACCTCGTCGGCAATGAAATCGCGGAAGAGTTGAAACAGCTTCGCAACGAAGTCTCGCCCGACAGCATGGAAGTTGTCGAAGCAACGTTGGCCGAAGAACTCGGTCCGAACTTTCGAAAGCACTTCCGGCATATTGAACCGGTGCCGCTGGCGACCGCCTCGATCGGGCAAGTCCACCACGCCGAGTTGATGGACGGACAGCGAGTTGTGTTGAAGGTCCAACGTCGCGGCATCGAGAAAATGATGCGTGAGGACTTGGATGTGCTCGAAGGGTTGGCTCAATGGGCCGACCACGTCGAGTCGCTCGCCATCTGGGGACCGTCGGACATGGTCCGGCAGTTGATGCCGATGATCCTTCGCGAACTCGACTTCAACCGCGAACGCAGCAATCTCAAACAGTTCGCTCAGATCCTCGAGAGTGACCAGGCTGAGATCGCCATTCCGTCGGTGTTTGACCAACTCTGCACACGACGTGTCTTGGTCATGGAAGAGATGGTCGGTGAACCGCTGGCCAAAATTTTCGAGCGAGACGATAGCGAGACCACTGGCGAGTCGACCGAGATGACTCGGGCTGACTTGCCGCCGGAGCTAGGCCGAACACTGGCTCGAACCTATTTGCGAATGGTGTTTGAGGACGGATTCTTTCACGCCGATCCGCACCCGGGAAATTTGTTTTGCTTGCGAGACGGTCGATTAGCGATTCTTGACTTCGGAATGACAGGCCGCATTGATGAAGCGATGCGAGAGTCGATCGAAGAAATGCTTGCCGCGATCAACTCGGGCGACTGCCGACGGTTGACGCGTTTGATCCGTCGGGTTGGCAACCCACGAGTCGACTTGGATCAGTCTGCTTTGGAAATCGATGTTGCCGATTTCGTTGACACGTACGGTCGACAAACGCTCGACCGTTTCGACCTTGCCGGGGCGTTGAACCAACTCAGCGAGATTCTTCACCGGCACGGGATCGGACTTCCCAATCAATCCGCGCTGCTGTTGAAGATGTTGATTTCGCTCGAGGGAACCTTGCGAGAGATCGGCGTTGGGTTTGATTCGCTGGACATTGTTCGCTCGTATCTTCGCCGCGTGATGATCCGCCGCTTGACTCCGGCGCGGCGGCTTCGGCAAGCCCGACGGATTTATCTGGAGAGCGAAGCGTTCATGGAGAACGCGCCGGAGCAATTGCTGTCGCTCATGAACCAAGCCCGACTGGGGCAATTGCAAGTCCGCTTGGAACCCAAGCGTTTTGCCCCGGTGGTCAATCGCTTGGTGGTTGGGCTGATGACCAGCGCGGTGTTCTTGGGGTCGGCGTTGATGCTGTCCTACGAGGTTTCGCCGGTCCTTTTCCCCGACCAGCCAACGTTGGGGATCCAGCGAGTCAGCATTCTCGGTCTAGTCGGCCTGGTCGCCAGTTTCAGCGTGATGGTCGCTCTGTGCCTCGCGATTTTGCGAAGCGAATAG
- a CDS encoding dihydrodipicolinate synthase family protein, producing the protein MSRLFTAGNRLQGIVPPLITPLSARDELDQEGLERLIEHVIDGGVSGIFILGTTGEAPSLSYRLRRELISATTKLVANRVPVLVGVTDTAFVESVSLARHAADSGADAAVLTTPYYFPAGQTELTAYVQNIAPEIPLPLMLYNMPGLTKVWFEIETLKTLSDIQSIVGVKDSSGDLDYFRRLCDLRNEVREDWSILLGPEAMLPEAHQLGGDGGVSGGANVMPRCFVDCYEGLTTNDSAKTEVSIAKIRRFQDIYDVGKYASRHIKATKCAASLLGICSDLPADPFHRFFEPEREKVAAVLRDLGIL; encoded by the coding sequence ATGTCCCGTCTGTTCACCGCAGGCAATCGCTTGCAAGGCATCGTGCCTCCATTGATCACTCCTCTGAGTGCCCGCGACGAGCTGGATCAGGAGGGATTGGAACGATTGATCGAGCATGTCATCGACGGTGGCGTTTCGGGGATTTTTATCTTGGGAACGACCGGGGAAGCACCCAGTCTGAGTTATCGATTGCGGCGCGAATTGATCTCAGCCACGACGAAATTGGTCGCCAATCGCGTGCCCGTGCTGGTCGGAGTGACGGACACGGCCTTTGTTGAATCGGTGTCACTCGCTCGTCACGCGGCAGATTCGGGAGCGGATGCGGCGGTTCTAACCACGCCTTACTACTTCCCCGCCGGTCAGACCGAGTTGACCGCGTATGTGCAGAACATCGCACCGGAAATTCCTTTGCCGTTGATGCTCTACAACATGCCGGGTTTGACCAAGGTGTGGTTTGAGATCGAAACGTTGAAGACGCTTTCTGATATCCAGTCCATCGTGGGTGTTAAAGACAGCAGCGGCGACCTGGACTACTTCCGTCGTTTATGCGACTTGCGAAACGAAGTGCGTGAGGATTGGTCAATCCTGCTTGGTCCCGAAGCCATGCTGCCGGAAGCTCATCAATTGGGCGGCGACGGTGGTGTGTCCGGGGGCGCGAATGTGATGCCGCGTTGCTTCGTGGATTGCTATGAAGGTTTGACGACGAACGACTCGGCCAAGACGGAGGTATCAATTGCCAAGATTCGTCGTTTTCAAGACATCTATGACGTCGGCAAGTATGCATCGCGACATATCAAAGCCACCAAGTGCGCCGCGTCGTTGCTGGGAATCTGCAGCGATCTTCCCGCTGATCCGTTTCATCGCTTTTTTGAACCCGAGCGAGAGAAAGTGGCTGCGGTCCTGCGAGACTTGGGGATCTTATGA